In the genome of Acidobacteriota bacterium, one region contains:
- a CDS encoding glycosyltransferase family 1 protein: MGAGPRPVLRLHLRIPERHPPARVRRLGDPVRPRAAGPAHLQVQRRRLPPLRGGRRAGARGRPARRPSHHAHGRRAGGELPGPVADADPLRRRLRTPERHPRSRGRPRVPAGRPQAVLTAPLFPLLDARPLQGPTASRGVGAYVRELLGGLARAEPEWRIGVLVGSGSGLEPLPGDGGGRFETIVAWKPPGPAVVWGRLLGPRWLLGSGAELFHATFLAPPRVPRRIPWVATVHDLIPLRHPKLFPWRNRVVFSLSLAAAARADVVLAVSEFTARALRERFEVPARRIRVVPAPVDAALFGPPGEVRTGPPYLLHLGGFDPLKGVTRRLLPAFALVARRRPDVLLVMTGGPGPGRAAAARAARELGVARSVRFAGVVSREERRRLLRGASAVVVASDEEGFGLPAAEALACGLPVAVGPAEATREVVGDAGFPAEGPEPEALARAIEAALDAPGPRTEQGRARVARARRFEPEAVAREVAEVYRGLAGRAGA; encoded by the coding sequence GTGGGGGCGGGACCTCGACCGGTTCTCCGCCTACACCTTCGGATTCCTGAGCGGCACCCGCCTGCGCGGGTTCGGCGGCTCGGGGATCCGGTACGACCGCGGGCTGCAGGCCCAGCTCACCTACAAGTTCAGCGTCGCCGACTTCCTCCGCTTCGAGGCGGTCGTCGAGCAGGCGCGCGTGGACGACCTGCGCGACGGCCGTCGCACCACGCACACGGGCGCCGGGCTGGCGGCGAACTTCCCGGGCCCGTGGCAGACGCTGATCCGCTTCGACGCCGGCTACGCACTCCAGAGCGACATCCCCGAAGTCGAGGGCGACCTCGAGTTCCTGCTGGTCGTCCTCAAGCTGTTCTGACGGCTCCCTTGTTCCCGCTGCTCGACGCCAGACCGCTCCAGGGGCCGACGGCGTCGCGCGGCGTGGGGGCGTACGTTCGCGAACTGCTCGGCGGCCTCGCGAGGGCGGAGCCGGAATGGCGGATCGGAGTGCTCGTCGGCTCCGGATCCGGCCTCGAACCGCTCCCCGGAGACGGCGGGGGCCGCTTCGAGACGATCGTGGCCTGGAAGCCGCCGGGACCGGCGGTCGTCTGGGGACGCCTGCTCGGCCCGCGCTGGCTCCTCGGCAGCGGCGCCGAGCTGTTCCACGCCACCTTCCTGGCCCCCCCGCGAGTCCCGCGGCGCATCCCGTGGGTCGCCACGGTGCACGACCTGATCCCGCTGCGTCACCCGAAGCTCTTCCCGTGGCGCAATCGCGTCGTCTTCTCCCTCTCCCTCGCCGCCGCCGCGCGCGCCGACGTCGTGCTGGCGGTCAGCGAGTTCACGGCGCGGGCTCTTCGCGAGCGGTTCGAGGTCCCGGCGCGGCGCATCCGCGTCGTCCCGGCCCCGGTGGATGCGGCGCTGTTCGGACCGCCCGGGGAGGTCAGGACGGGGCCGCCGTACCTGCTCCACCTGGGCGGCTTCGACCCGCTCAAGGGGGTCACGCGGCGGCTCCTCCCCGCCTTCGCTCTCGTCGCCCGCCGCCGCCCGGATGTCCTCCTCGTCATGACCGGAGGCCCGGGTCCGGGCCGGGCCGCCGCGGCCCGCGCGGCGCGCGAACTCGGCGTGGCGAGGAGCGTCCGGTTCGCCGGGGTGGTCAGCCGGGAGGAACGCCGGCGGTTGCTCCGCGGCGCGTCGGCGGTGGTCGTCGCCTCGGACGAAGAGGGTTTCGGCCTTCCGGCCGCCGAGGCGCTGGCGTGCGGTCTCCCCGTCGCGGTCGGCCCCGCCGAGGCGACCCGGGAGGTGGTGGGCGATGCGGGCTTTCCCGCCGAGGGGCCGGAGCCCGAAGCGCTGGCGCGCGCGATCGAGGCGGCGCTGGACGCGCCGGGACCGCGCACCGAGCAAGGGCGCGCCCGGGTCGCCCGGGCGCGGCGCTTCGAGCCGGAGGCGGTGGCGCGGGAGGTCGCCGAGGTCTACCGCGGCCTCGCGGGGCGGGCGGGAGCATGA
- a CDS encoding ATP-binding cassette domain-containing protein, giving the protein MIELLGVHKSFDGKPVLRGVDLAVRPGETLVVLGASGSGKSVTLRHIVGLTRPDRGVVRVLGREIQDLSEDELVPVRREIGFLFQGGALFDSMDVAENVGFPLREAGWDEERIDRRIDEVLGLVGLDRSVRALMPASLSGGMRKRVALARAIAVTPQAILYDEPTTGLDPVTANTINDLILSMQRQLGVTSVVVTHDIVSAFKVGNRIAFLHEGVIRFLGTVEEARRCDDPVFSGFIRGGVLEADHGS; this is encoded by the coding sequence CTGATCGAACTGCTCGGCGTCCACAAGAGCTTCGACGGCAAGCCGGTGCTCCGCGGAGTCGACCTGGCCGTGCGGCCGGGCGAGACGCTGGTCGTCCTCGGCGCGTCCGGGAGCGGGAAGTCGGTCACCCTGCGGCACATCGTCGGGCTCACCCGCCCCGACCGCGGCGTCGTCCGGGTCCTCGGCCGCGAGATCCAGGACCTGAGCGAGGACGAGCTGGTTCCGGTCCGGAGGGAGATCGGGTTCCTGTTCCAGGGCGGCGCCCTGTTCGACTCGATGGACGTGGCCGAGAACGTCGGCTTCCCGCTGCGGGAGGCGGGATGGGACGAGGAGCGGATCGACCGCCGGATCGACGAGGTGCTCGGCCTCGTCGGCCTCGATCGGAGCGTCCGGGCCCTGATGCCGGCTTCCCTGTCGGGCGGGATGCGCAAGCGGGTGGCCCTCGCCCGGGCGATCGCCGTCACGCCGCAGGCCATCCTCTACGACGAGCCGACCACCGGCCTCGATCCCGTCACCGCGAACACGATCAACGACCTGATCCTGTCGATGCAGCGGCAACTCGGCGTCACCTCGGTCGTGGTGACGCACGACATCGTCTCGGCGTTCAAGGTGGGCAACAGGATCGCTTTCCTCCACGAAGGCGTGATCCGATTCCTCGGCACCGTCGAGGAAGCGCGCCGCTGCGACGACCCCGTCTTCTCGGGGTTCATCCGCGGCGGCGTCCTGGAGGCAGACCATGGCTCGTGA
- a CDS encoding MCE family protein has protein sequence MARESRYQSLWVGLVVLAALAVFAVAMLVIGQETQLFVPKLTFRTNFADASGLRVGSPVTMAGVRVGSVRRIILPTDPTSQGIEVVMTVNREYAARVREGTTAQLVFLQMVANEKAVDLTPGDPEGKVLPPGSFIPPAEVEPILETGRTIADTLEEITADLREILGAMRRGEGLLGKAIVDPEFGNETLTRLNTVLASMNDVLLRMQRGEGLVARLLADEQYGRDVTARLSELLEAAGRIVEGIEQGRGALGRLAAEGEAEQMVDDLSAAAASIRRLGERLDERRGLVERLVADEELADRLARNVDETMARLASITRKIDEGEGTLGLLVNEPTLYDDVEQLITGMRRSRLVSWLLRRYHRKGGQREAGSGS, from the coding sequence ATGGCTCGTGAGAGCAGGTACCAGAGTCTTTGGGTCGGGCTCGTCGTCCTGGCGGCCCTCGCCGTGTTCGCGGTGGCCATGCTCGTGATCGGGCAGGAGACGCAGCTGTTCGTGCCCAAGTTGACATTCCGCACCAACTTCGCCGACGCGTCGGGGTTGCGCGTGGGCTCCCCCGTCACGATGGCGGGCGTGCGCGTCGGCTCGGTCCGCCGCATCATCCTGCCGACCGATCCGACGTCGCAGGGGATCGAGGTGGTGATGACGGTGAACCGCGAGTACGCGGCCCGCGTCCGGGAGGGCACGACCGCGCAGCTCGTCTTCCTGCAGATGGTGGCCAACGAGAAGGCCGTCGACCTGACCCCCGGCGATCCGGAGGGGAAGGTCCTGCCCCCGGGCTCGTTCATTCCTCCCGCCGAGGTCGAGCCGATCCTCGAGACGGGACGGACGATCGCCGACACCCTCGAGGAGATCACCGCCGACCTCCGCGAGATCCTCGGCGCGATGCGCCGCGGGGAGGGCCTGTTGGGCAAGGCGATCGTCGACCCGGAGTTCGGCAACGAGACCCTCACCCGGCTCAACACCGTGCTCGCCTCGATGAACGACGTTCTCCTCCGGATGCAGCGGGGCGAGGGACTCGTGGCGCGGCTGCTCGCCGACGAGCAGTACGGGCGCGACGTGACGGCGCGGCTGTCCGAACTGCTCGAGGCCGCCGGCCGGATCGTGGAGGGGATCGAGCAGGGCCGGGGAGCCCTCGGCCGGCTGGCCGCCGAGGGGGAGGCCGAACAGATGGTCGACGATCTGTCCGCCGCGGCGGCCTCCATCAGACGGCTCGGGGAGCGGCTCGACGAGCGGCGGGGGCTGGTCGAGCGGCTGGTCGCCGACGAGGAGCTGGCGGACCGGCTGGCGCGCAACGTCGACGAGACGATGGCCCGGCTCGCCTCGATCACGCGCAAGATCGACGAGGGTGAAGGCACCCTCGGGCTGCTGGTCAACGAGCCGACCCTCTACGACGACGTGGAGCAGCTCATCACGGGGATGCGCCGCAGCCGGCTGGTCTCGTGGCTTCTCAGGCGTTATCACCGTAAAGGTGGGCAGCGGGAGGCGGGCTCCGGCTCCTGA
- a CDS encoding ABC transporter permease: protein MPLADFVTELGEVALLTRDSVRYGLRRPFESRLILDQMYRIGVRSLPLVGLTMIFTGAVMALQVSYTLAAYGAKLYVGSFVSLSVVRELGPVLTAIMLAARVGAGITAELGSMQVTEQIDALRALGASPVKKLVVPRLAALIVMLPVLTVLGDLLGVLGGLYIAVVEIGQSADYYWSKVREMLLIGDILSGTGKTFFFAYFIGIIACRNGLATSGGATGVGRSTTNTVVAAALAIFISNFFLAKAFLLLQSAFGGAVW, encoded by the coding sequence ATGCCGCTGGCCGATTTCGTCACCGAGCTGGGTGAGGTCGCGCTGCTCACGCGGGACAGCGTGCGCTACGGCCTCCGCCGGCCGTTCGAGTCCCGCCTGATCCTCGACCAGATGTACCGGATCGGGGTCCGCTCGCTCCCGCTCGTGGGCCTCACGATGATCTTCACCGGTGCGGTCATGGCGCTGCAGGTCTCCTACACGCTCGCCGCCTACGGCGCCAAGCTCTACGTCGGTAGCTTCGTCAGCCTCTCGGTGGTGCGGGAGCTGGGCCCCGTCCTCACGGCGATCATGCTGGCCGCGCGGGTCGGGGCGGGCATCACCGCCGAGCTCGGCTCGATGCAGGTGACCGAGCAGATCGACGCGCTGCGGGCGCTCGGGGCGAGCCCGGTGAAGAAGCTCGTCGTTCCCCGCCTCGCCGCCCTCATCGTGATGCTGCCGGTGCTGACCGTGCTCGGCGACCTGCTCGGCGTTCTGGGCGGCCTGTACATCGCCGTCGTCGAGATCGGGCAGAGCGCCGATTACTACTGGTCGAAGGTGAGGGAGATGCTGCTGATCGGCGACATCCTCTCCGGGACCGGCAAGACGTTCTTCTTCGCCTACTTCATCGGGATCATCGCCTGCCGCAACGGCCTGGCGACCAGCGGCGGCGCCACCGGCGTCGGCCGCTCGACCACCAACACCGTCGTCGCGGCGGCGCTGGCGATCTTCATCAGCAACTTCTTCCTCGCGAAGGCGTTTCTGCTGCTCCAGTCCGCCTTCGGAGGAGCGGTCTGGTGA
- a CDS encoding 1-acyl-sn-glycerol-3-phosphate acyltransferase, with protein sequence MLRGLLVVAVHLLLVPVLALTGIIVHSLAPRLEIIPRFGKLWAGAVMAAGGVRRRVVGREIVERTRPAVVVGNHTSHLDTYLFVHILPPPFRVVAKAPLFRIPFFGQAMRAAGMVPVDRLGRKEDIERVDRLRHALREGALLVFFPEGTRRRDGRLGPFKKGAFVVAIQEQVPIVPMVIEGAHRIHPPGSIRFRPGTVTVRFLEPIPTTGLTFEDRDALIAEVRSRFIAALPPDQRPEEP encoded by the coding sequence ATGCTGCGGGGACTGCTCGTCGTGGCGGTTCATCTGCTCCTGGTGCCGGTCCTGGCGCTGACCGGGATCATCGTCCATTCCCTGGCTCCCCGCCTCGAGATCATCCCCCGGTTCGGGAAACTGTGGGCCGGCGCGGTGATGGCGGCGGGCGGGGTCCGGCGGCGCGTGGTCGGCCGCGAGATCGTCGAGCGGACGCGACCCGCGGTCGTCGTCGGGAACCACACCTCGCACCTCGACACCTACCTCTTCGTCCACATCCTACCCCCGCCCTTCCGCGTGGTGGCCAAGGCGCCGTTGTTCCGGATCCCGTTTTTCGGCCAGGCGATGCGGGCCGCCGGGATGGTGCCGGTCGACCGGCTCGGCCGGAAGGAGGACATCGAGCGCGTGGACCGGCTCCGCCACGCGCTGCGGGAGGGGGCGCTGCTCGTCTTCTTCCCCGAGGGGACGCGCCGGCGCGACGGCCGGCTCGGCCCGTTCAAGAAGGGGGCCTTCGTGGTCGCGATCCAGGAGCAGGTGCCGATCGTGCCGATGGTCATCGAGGGCGCGCACCGGATCCATCCCCCCGGATCGATCCGCTTCCGCCCCGGCACGGTGACCGTCCGCTTTCTGGAGCCGATCCCGACGACCGGGTTGACGTTCGAGGACCGGGACGCGTTGATCGCCGAGGTGCGCTCGCGATTCATCGCGGCTCTTCCCCCGGATCAGCGCCCGGAGGAGCCGTGA
- a CDS encoding HD domain-containing protein — translation MAEADRLGLIEPWLPESRPLRGLIQNRYHHLDAWRHTLAALAAADRPRRLAPGLLPPRWPRVPADPEGPPRPDPDEARLVLRWALLLHDLGKAATRALNRRGEVSFHGHETVGERIAKEVTRRLAFPGPRAEAVARLVRLHLRLVIPPEGRLSERALARIARAAGPYTELLALHALADQLASRGVGWRRTRRRLLDTVAALFEVEREIDARRRRGRLLTGRDVLDRLGIAPGPRVGEILREAERLRDLGELETREQALAWLERWRPDRA, via the coding sequence ATGGCCGAGGCGGACCGGCTGGGGCTCATCGAGCCGTGGTTGCCGGAGTCGCGCCCGTTGCGGGGACTGATCCAGAACCGCTACCACCACCTCGACGCGTGGCGACACACGCTCGCCGCCCTCGCCGCCGCCGACCGGCCGCGCCGGCTCGCGCCGGGGCTGTTGCCGCCGCGATGGCCGCGCGTTCCGGCGGACCCCGAGGGGCCGCCGCGACCCGATCCGGACGAGGCGCGGCTCGTGCTGCGGTGGGCGCTGCTCCTGCACGACCTCGGCAAGGCGGCCACCCGGGCGCTCAACCGGCGTGGAGAGGTCAGCTTTCACGGGCACGAGACGGTCGGGGAGCGGATCGCGAAGGAGGTGACCCGCCGGCTGGCCTTCCCCGGCCCCCGGGCCGAGGCGGTGGCGCGGCTCGTCAGGCTGCACCTCCGGCTGGTGATCCCGCCCGAGGGGCGCCTGTCCGAGCGCGCGCTCGCGCGGATCGCCCGCGCCGCGGGCCCGTACACCGAGCTGCTCGCCCTGCACGCGCTCGCCGACCAGCTCGCCAGCCGCGGGGTCGGCTGGCGGCGCACGCGCCGCCGCCTCCTCGACACCGTGGCGGCGCTTTTCGAGGTGGAACGCGAAATCGACGCGCGGCGCCGGCGCGGCCGGCTCCTCACGGGTCGCGACGTTCTCGACCGCCTCGGAATCGCGCCGGGCCCCCGGGTGGGGGAGATCCTCCGCGAGGCGGAGCGCCTCCGCGATCTCGGGGAGCTGGAAACGCGCGAGCAGGCGCTCGCCTGGCTCGAGCGGTGGCGCCCGGACCGAGCCTGA
- a CDS encoding glycosyltransferase family 1 protein, with product MRIGVDARVLAHRPTGVARYLRGLLSAWPEVRRPGERLELYADGPVADRVEPPDRLEVLRWPLPGGDPAWRQVRLAARLRRDPPDVLWGPFYTLPLAARLPMVVTIHDVSFAARPEWFTRRARLAFALARPSAHRARAVLTVSRFSAGEIRDRLGVPEERIVVAPLALEPRWLEPPAPEELARARAWLGTDRPYLLHLGEVHARRRPDLLLDAFARAAAEEEELRLVVAGPSGRRGPDLSGLIEARGLAGRVLRREWVPETHLRGLIAGARALVYLSVYEGFGFPALEAAACGTPVVALRRASLPEVLGEAALWVEDATPEAVAAALSALRGEPELARRLADAGRRRARRFDWRETARATFDAIRRAAAGARSS from the coding sequence ATGAGGATCGGCGTCGACGCGAGAGTCCTCGCCCACCGCCCGACGGGCGTCGCCCGCTACCTCCGGGGGTTGCTGTCCGCCTGGCCCGAGGTGCGGCGTCCCGGCGAGCGCCTGGAGCTGTACGCCGACGGGCCGGTCGCGGACCGCGTCGAGCCTCCCGACCGGTTGGAGGTGCTCCGGTGGCCCCTGCCGGGGGGCGATCCGGCGTGGCGCCAGGTGCGGCTCGCGGCCCGGCTGCGGCGCGATCCGCCGGACGTCCTGTGGGGCCCGTTCTACACGCTGCCGCTCGCGGCGCGGCTGCCGATGGTGGTGACGATCCACGACGTGTCGTTCGCCGCCCGGCCGGAGTGGTTCACGCGACGCGCGCGCCTCGCCTTCGCCCTGGCCCGCCCCTCCGCGCACCGGGCGCGGGCCGTGCTGACGGTGAGCCGTTTCTCGGCTGGCGAGATCCGCGACCGCCTCGGCGTTCCCGAGGAACGCATCGTCGTCGCGCCGCTCGCGCTCGAACCTCGCTGGCTCGAACCGCCGGCGCCGGAAGAGCTCGCCCGCGCCCGCGCCTGGCTGGGAACCGACCGGCCCTACCTGCTGCACCTCGGCGAGGTCCACGCGCGGCGCCGCCCCGACCTGCTGCTCGACGCCTTCGCGCGCGCCGCCGCCGAGGAGGAAGAGCTCCGGCTGGTCGTCGCCGGGCCCTCCGGGCGGCGCGGCCCCGACCTCTCCGGCCTGATCGAGGCGAGGGGGCTCGCCGGCCGCGTCCTGCGCCGGGAGTGGGTTCCCGAGACGCATCTGCGCGGCCTGATCGCCGGAGCCCGCGCGCTCGTGTACCTGTCCGTCTACGAGGGATTCGGCTTTCCGGCGCTCGAGGCGGCCGCGTGCGGCACGCCCGTGGTGGCCCTGCGCCGTGCGAGCCTTCCCGAGGTCCTCGGCGAGGCGGCGCTGTGGGTGGAGGACGCCACGCCGGAGGCGGTCGCCGCCGCGCTGAGCGCGCTCCGCGGCGAGCCCGAGCTGGCCCGGCGGCTCGCCGACGCCGGCCGGCGGCGCGCGCGCCGCTTCGACTGGCGGGAGACGGCCCGGGCGACCTTCGACGCCATCCGGCGCGCGGCCGCGGGCGCCAGGAGTTCCTGA